One genomic region from Spirulina subsalsa PCC 9445 encodes:
- a CDS encoding response regulator produces MRLLLVEDDDILAQTLSQALTDQNYVVDVAYDGEEGWDYAQSFTYDLILLDVSLPKLNGIALCQRLRQEDCHTPILMLTARDSSSDKVTGLDAGADDYVVKPCTISELFARIRALLRRQSASGAPILAWEELTLDPSSCDVNYKGQPVDLSPKEYALLELFLRNPKRVFNKSTILEHLWSFEDPPSDDTIRAHIKGLRRKLKAVEADQLIETIYGVGYRLRALPDKKPPESPVPSKAEKTRQAVQQAWEQFKPAILKRLMVIEQAIAAWGKNTLSPDLQEDAAQQAHKLVGSLGMYGFPEASLLSRQLEHQLLDLTTTSPPILTQLLQTLRQHIDPPSTFPLVLIIDPNSAWVEQLTSTAPQWSVRVASVAHLKQAKTFLKQETPDLILLDPQGEWASLKYFTTRYPKIPVLVMTVGDRFAERLTVARLGGKGFLVKPLTPAQVFQFIQHTLQDHQCPPTHLLIIDDDLTFLQDAKTTLTPEGFTIHTCSDPRQSWQLLTQIKPDLLILALEMPHISGLELCQVIRNDPTWKVLPILLLTPALKDQPNPPMPDRGADDYLSKPVNLSQLKTRIYNRLERTRQLQNATSTPASS; encoded by the coding sequence ATGAGACTTTTACTGGTTGAAGACGATGACATACTAGCTCAAACCCTTAGTCAAGCCCTAACGGATCAGAATTATGTGGTGGATGTTGCCTATGATGGTGAGGAAGGATGGGATTATGCCCAATCTTTCACCTATGACCTCATTCTCTTAGATGTTAGTTTACCCAAGCTCAATGGGATTGCTCTGTGTCAACGTTTACGTCAAGAAGACTGCCACACTCCTATCTTGATGTTAACGGCTCGGGACTCCAGTTCTGATAAAGTGACCGGACTGGATGCGGGGGCCGATGATTATGTGGTCAAACCTTGTACGATTTCTGAACTTTTTGCCCGGATTCGCGCCCTGTTGCGGCGACAAAGTGCTTCAGGTGCGCCAATTTTGGCCTGGGAAGAGTTGACGTTAGATCCCAGTAGTTGTGATGTCAACTACAAGGGGCAACCTGTGGATCTCTCGCCGAAAGAATATGCTTTGTTGGAACTGTTTTTACGTAATCCCAAGCGAGTGTTTAATAAAAGCACGATTTTAGAGCATTTATGGTCGTTTGAAGATCCTCCGAGTGATGATACTATCCGAGCGCATATTAAGGGGTTACGGCGTAAATTAAAGGCTGTAGAGGCGGATCAACTGATTGAAACTATCTATGGGGTGGGTTATCGGCTTAGAGCGTTGCCTGATAAAAAGCCGCCGGAGTCTCCTGTCCCGAGTAAAGCGGAAAAAACCCGACAAGCGGTTCAGCAAGCATGGGAACAGTTTAAACCTGCAATTCTTAAGCGCTTGATGGTGATTGAACAGGCGATCGCCGCCTGGGGGAAAAACACCCTTAGCCCAGACCTACAGGAGGATGCCGCCCAACAAGCTCATAAGTTGGTCGGATCTTTGGGAATGTATGGTTTTCCAGAAGCCTCTCTACTCTCCCGGCAACTCGAACACCAACTCCTGGACTTAACCACCACCTCCCCCCCAATCCTGACCCAACTGCTGCAAACCCTCCGCCAACACATTGATCCCCCCTCCACCTTTCCCCTCGTGCTGATCATTGACCCTAATTCCGCTTGGGTGGAACAACTGACCAGCACTGCCCCCCAGTGGTCTGTACGGGTGGCTAGTGTGGCTCACCTCAAACAAGCTAAAACCTTCCTCAAACAAGAAACCCCCGACCTAATTCTGTTAGATCCTCAAGGGGAGTGGGCAAGTTTAAAGTATTTCACCACCCGTTACCCGAAAATTCCGGTTTTAGTGATGACTGTAGGCGATCGCTTTGCCGAACGTCTCACCGTTGCCCGCCTAGGTGGGAAAGGCTTTCTGGTTAAACCCCTCACCCCAGCCCAAGTCTTTCAATTCATCCAACACACCTTACAAGACCATCAATGCCCCCCCACCCATCTCCTGATCATTGATGATGATCTCACCTTCCTCCAAGACGCTAAAACCACCCTGACCCCAGAAGGGTTCACCATTCACACCTGTTCAGATCCCCGCCAGTCTTGGCAACTCCTCACCCAAATCAAACCCGATTTATTAATTTTGGCTCTGGAAATGCCCCATATTAGCGGACTGGAACTTTGCCAAGTCATTCGCAATGATCCCACTTGGAAAGTTCTACCCATTCTTCTCCTCACTCCTGCTCTTAAAGATCAACCCAACCCGCCTATGCCCGACCGAGGGGCCGACGACTACCTCTCTAAACCCGTTAACCTTTCCCAACTCAAAACCCGTATTTATAACCGTTTAGAGCGCACTCGACAACTGCAAAATGCCACCTCAACCCCAGCGTCAAGCTAG